A portion of the candidate division WOR-3 bacterium genome contains these proteins:
- a CDS encoding (Fe-S)-binding protein produces MSSLKSAIKNSRAYLCLECGKCTSVCPVSQFNKGFSPRVLVNRTIRYASEELLTDKNIWACLTCAMCDLRCPVDIAYIDLTQETRFEAQKLGEDAICSHGGAAQAMMRIMTATNLQQKRMDWLEPDLKVAEKGEILYFVGCLPHFDILFSDIGVHTVRDARSAVKILNHLGITPVVMAQERCCGHDLLWSGDLENFKKLAVYNIEEIKKTGAKKVVFSCPEGYRTFKLDYPKYFKVDFEVQHITELLSSAIAEGKLKFKETDRAVTFQDPCRLGRHLGIYDAPRNVLAAIPKLKLVEMPRNRQRAVCCGVSAWMSCSFYSKKIQMLRLKEAKSTGAELFLLSCPKCEIHFNCTMREKDAPDEIKIPTEQLVTFVADALE; encoded by the coding sequence ATGAGCAGTCTTAAATCAGCGATAAAGAATTCCCGGGCATATCTCTGTCTGGAATGCGGTAAATGCACAAGTGTATGTCCTGTCTCCCAGTTCAATAAAGGATTTTCTCCCCGTGTTCTTGTAAACCGCACAATCCGTTATGCAAGTGAAGAGCTTCTGACAGACAAGAATATCTGGGCGTGTTTGACCTGCGCGATGTGTGATCTGCGTTGTCCTGTGGATATTGCCTATATTGATTTGACCCAGGAAACCCGTTTTGAAGCACAAAAACTCGGTGAAGATGCAATCTGCTCACATGGTGGTGCGGCACAGGCGATGATGCGGATAATGACGGCGACGAATCTTCAACAGAAGAGGATGGATTGGCTTGAACCGGACCTGAAGGTGGCTGAAAAAGGAGAGATCCTTTACTTTGTCGGATGCCTGCCGCACTTTGACATTCTTTTCAGTGATATCGGTGTTCATACTGTCCGCGATGCAAGGTCCGCGGTGAAGATACTGAATCATCTCGGTATCACACCGGTCGTTATGGCGCAGGAACGGTGCTGCGGGCATGATCTGCTCTGGAGCGGTGACCTTGAAAATTTCAAAAAACTGGCTGTTTATAATATCGAAGAGATCAAAAAGACCGGCGCAAAGAAAGTTGTTTTCTCCTGTCCTGAGGGTTATCGTACGTTTAAGCTTGATTATCCGAAATACTTCAAGGTTGATTTTGAAGTTCAGCATATCACCGAGTTGCTCAGCAGTGCGATCGCGGAAGGAAAATTGAAATTCAAAGAGACTGACAGGGCGGTGACATTCCAGGATCCCTGCCGACTCGGCAGACATCTCGGTATCTATGATGCGCCGCGTAATGTTCTGGCTGCAATTCCCAAATTGAAACTTGTTGAGATGCCGCGGAACAGGCAACGTGCTGTGTGTTGCGGTGTCAGTGCCTGGATGAGCTGCTCTTTTTATTCAAAGAAGATTCAGATGTTAAGGTTGAAAGAGGCGAAAAGTACAGGTGCGGAGTTGTTTTTGCTTTCCTGCCCGAAATGTGAGATCCATTTCAATTGCACGATGCGGGAAAAAGACGCACCTGATGAAATAAAGATTCCAACCGAGCAGTTGGTGACGTTCGTCGCTGATGCCCTGGAATGA
- a CDS encoding hydrogenase iron-sulfur subunit encodes MPQENLRIGVFVCECGTNIAGSVDTDALVEEAKKLDNVVYSVKNRYMCSEPGQQEIKKAIQEQKLDRVVIAACSPRMHEPTFRGCVSEVGLNPYLVDMANIREQCSWVHMNNREAATRKAKEIIKAYVARARFLEPQEENVIPVEQSALVLGGGVAGMQTALDLADAGYKVHLVEKEPSLGGLMAQLAKTYPTMDCAIUILGPKMMDVGRHPNINLLTFSEVESISGYVGNFHVKVRKKARYVDENECTACGDCTEVCPVIVPDEFQQGLSSRKAIYIPFPQAVPSAYLIDMENCLGTNPIACGKCAEKCDKKCINYDAKDEIIEFNAGVVIVATGMDVYDPTILDEYGYTKFENVITSMEFERLIAAGGPSDGHFIRPTDRKRPKTVGFIQCVGSRCEKRGQPYCSNICCMNTIKDTLLLKDHYPDIEAKVFYIDIRAFGKGFEDLFKRSKEAGVKYIRGIPGEIVEDPRTRNLKVLVEDTTSNRMEEHDFDMMVLSVGVTPRLDMPEVQRLLTLSKTPDGFFMEAHPKLKPVDAPTTGVFFAGCAEAPKDVKDSVTQASAAAARAETILSAGKVTLEAITSTLNSDLCRFCTTCAKACPYNAITVDPRKKTISYVEALCKGCGTCAAECRFNAIKMKHFTDEQIIAQIDAYLEDDPYDKVIVFACNWCSYAGADTCGGARLQYPPNQRLIRTMCSGRVDEKFVLHAFKKGAPMVVVSGCHYVDCHYIDANRWTQKRVEKLWDKLERLGIRPERLLLEWISAAEGQRFQKTMQDIEELRKQVTREEIEYTIKVLTEEEEKHKARQKK; translated from the coding sequence ATGCCGCAGGAGAATTTACGGATTGGTGTTTTTGTATGTGAATGTGGCACGAATATAGCTGGTTCAGTCGATACCGACGCCCTTGTCGAAGAAGCGAAGAAACTCGATAACGTCGTCTATAGCGTTAAAAATCGATATATGTGTTCTGAACCAGGTCAGCAGGAGATAAAGAAGGCGATTCAGGAACAGAAACTCGATCGGGTGGTTATCGCCGCGTGTTCTCCTCGTATGCATGAACCCACATTTCGGGGATGTGTGTCCGAGGTCGGATTGAATCCTTATCTTGTGGATATGGCGAACATCCGTGAGCAGTGTTCCTGGGTACATATGAATAATCGTGAGGCAGCGACCAGGAAGGCGAAAGAGATCATCAAGGCTTATGTCGCACGGGCGAGATTCCTCGAACCCCAGGAAGAAAACGTTATTCCCGTGGAACAATCGGCGCTTGTTCTCGGCGGTGGTGTTGCGGGAATGCAGACCGCCCTTGACCTGGCGGATGCAGGTTATAAAGTACATCTTGTGGAAAAGGAGCCTTCGCTGGGTGGTTTGATGGCTCAACTTGCCAAGACATATCCGACGATGGACTGTGCGATATGAATACTTGGACCGAAGATGATGGATGTCGGTCGGCATCCAAACATAAACCTCCTGACATTCAGTGAAGTAGAGTCCATTTCCGGTTACGTGGGCAATTTCCATGTTAAGGTGCGTAAAAAAGCGCGCTATGTAGATGAAAACGAATGCACTGCGTGCGGTGATTGCACCGAGGTCTGTCCGGTAATCGTCCCGGACGAATTCCAGCAGGGTCTGTCTAGTAGAAAAGCGATCTATATTCCGTTTCCTCAAGCTGTACCGTCGGCTTATTTGATTGATATGGAGAATTGTCTTGGAACGAATCCGATCGCCTGCGGTAAATGTGCGGAAAAGTGCGATAAGAAATGTATTAATTATGATGCCAAGGATGAAATTATAGAATTCAATGCGGGAGTTGTTATCGTTGCTACGGGTATGGATGTTTATGACCCGACGATACTTGACGAGTACGGTTACACGAAATTTGAAAATGTGATAACGAGTATGGAGTTCGAGCGGCTCATCGCGGCGGGTGGTCCTTCAGACGGTCATTTCATAAGACCGACCGACCGTAAAAGGCCGAAGACCGTTGGATTCATTCAATGTGTCGGTTCACGCTGTGAAAAACGCGGCCAGCCCTATTGCAGTAATATCTGTTGTATGAACACCATCAAGGATACTCTTTTGCTTAAAGACCATTATCCTGATATTGAAGCCAAGGTTTTCTATATCGATATCAGGGCATTCGGTAAGGGCTTTGAAGATTTATTCAAACGGAGCAAAGAGGCGGGCGTAAAATACATAAGAGGTATTCCCGGAGAAATTGTTGAGGATCCGAGAACCCGTAATTTGAAGGTGCTGGTTGAAGACACCACTTCAAACAGAATGGAAGAGCATGATTTTGATATGATGGTGCTTTCAGTGGGGGTGACACCAAGACTGGATATGCCCGAGGTCCAGCGGCTCCTTACGCTTTCAAAGACACCCGATGGTTTCTTTATGGAAGCCCACCCCAAACTTAAACCGGTCGATGCACCCACGACAGGGGTCTTCTTTGCCGGCTGCGCTGAGGCACCAAAGGACGTAAAGGATTCGGTCACCCAGGCGAGTGCAGCGGCGGCGCGTGCCGAAACAATACTTTCAGCCGGTAAGGTGACGCTTGAAGCCATCACCTCGACTCTCAATTCCGACCTCTGCAGATTCTGCACCACCTGTGCCAAGGCCTGCCCGTATAATGCGATCACCGTGGATCCGAGAAAGAAGACGATATCTTATGTTGAGGCGCTCTGTAAAGGGTGCGGGACCTGTGCTGCAGAATGTCGTTTCAATGCGATAAAGATGAAGCATTTCACTGATGAGCAGATTATCGCCCAGATCGATGCTTATCTTGAAGACGATCCTTATGACAAAGTAATCGTCTTTGCATGCAACTGGTGCAGTTATGCCGGAGCAGACACCTGCGGCGGCGCCCGTCTTCAGTACCCACCTAATCAGCGTCTTATCAGAACGATGTGCAGCGGTCGTGTCGACGAGAAGTTTGTGCTCCATGCCTTTAAAAAAGGTGCACCGATGGTTGTGGTTTCAGGGTGCCATTATGTTGATTGCCACTATATTGATGCAAACCGCTGGACACAGAAGCGGGTGGAAAAGCTCTGGGATAAACTGGAAAGATTGGGTATCAGGCCGGAGCGGCTGTTACTCGAATGGATCAGTGCGGCAGAAGGGCAGAGGTTCCAGAAGACGATGCAGGATATCGAAGAGCTGAGAAAACAGGTGACCAGGGAAGAGATTGAATATACAATAAAGGTGCTGACCGAAGAAGAGGAAAAACATAAGGCGCGACAGAAGAAATAG
- a CDS encoding ROK family protein has product MSGRYSIGVDIGGTNIKAALVARGKIIKRVKLPTKAQAGFHTSFNQIKSAIRLLDTKVAAIGVGIAGLIEPRKGVVRFSPNLPQWLDIPLSRLLSKEFKARVKILNDADAICLGEWKYGAGRRCDNVFLFTLGTGVGGAAVCEGRPLFGKHGFAGEFGHSVIKFNGRKCKCGNRGCLEAYVGARQIVARAKKLMKKKKSALHKYEKLTPHIIANEAKKGDRVAKEVFSEIAFYIGVGVSNIVALFDPAVIIISGGISRAGRILFEPIKKTVAQRVMGAEYRRYKIVPPELGDDAGILGAVYYAGSNLET; this is encoded by the coding sequence ATGTCCGGCAGATACTCCATAGGTGTTGATATAGGAGGGACGAATATCAAAGCGGCGCTGGTTGCCCGCGGAAAGATCATAAAGCGGGTCAAGTTGCCGACAAAAGCACAAGCCGGTTTTCATACCTCATTCAATCAGATAAAAAGCGCAATTCGATTACTCGATACAAAAGTGGCAGCGATCGGTGTCGGCATTGCCGGGCTGATTGAACCGCGAAAAGGGGTGGTTAGATTTTCGCCGAATCTGCCGCAGTGGCTGGATATTCCTTTGAGCAGACTTTTGAGTAAGGAATTCAAAGCCCGCGTGAAAATTTTGAATGACGCGGATGCAATCTGTCTTGGAGAATGGAAATACGGAGCAGGCAGGAGATGTGATAATGTTTTTCTGTTTACCCTTGGTACTGGCGTCGGTGGCGCAGCGGTCTGCGAAGGCAGACCCCTGTTCGGCAAACACGGATTTGCCGGAGAATTCGGCCATTCAGTGATTAAATTCAACGGCAGAAAATGTAAGTGCGGTAATCGCGGTTGCCTTGAAGCCTATGTCGGCGCCCGGCAGATAGTCGCCCGGGCAAAGAAATTGATGAAGAAAAAGAAGAGTGCTCTGCATAAGTATGAAAAGCTCACCCCGCATATCATCGCGAATGAAGCAAAAAAAGGTGATCGGGTGGCAAAGGAAGTTTTTTCAGAAATTGCTTTTTACATCGGTGTAGGTGTATCGAATATCGTTGCCCTGTTTGATCCGGCGGTGATAATTATTTCCGGCGGTATCTCAAGGGCGGGCAGGATTTTATTTGAGCCGATAAAAAAGACCGTTGCCCAGCGGGTAATGGGAGCTGAATACCGGCGATACAAGATAGTGCCGCCTGAATTGGGTGACGATGCCGGCATCCTCGGCGCCGTGTATTATGCGGGGTCAAATCTCGAAACTTGA